In Streptomyces asoensis, a single window of DNA contains:
- a CDS encoding tyrosine-type recombinase/integrase, translating into MSDRTPYDIGPLASSWARSLRARNLSANTQRIYARAANDLRAFLLAYEPEDDGRPAPTELEGEHGVHREHLEVHLTRLRERTSAGNAHQHFRSLKTFFNWLVDEEEMDRSPMRTMKAPALPEVEVPVIPEDALKRLLATCKGTSFQQRRDTALLMMFLDTGGRLAEVTERMQVALDLDLMVLHVQGKGGRARPLPFGRSTAVAMDRYLRALGKHLGRPVEPGDALWFGVKSKAPLTIWGVGTMIERRCKEAGIPHIHPHQFRHTFAHLWKVNGGNEDALMRIMGWRSRQMLSRYGASAGEERARQQHRDLSPGDRLK; encoded by the coding sequence ATGAGCGACCGCACCCCGTACGACATCGGCCCGCTGGCCTCGTCCTGGGCCCGCTCCCTGCGAGCCCGCAACCTCTCGGCCAACACCCAACGGATCTACGCCCGCGCCGCGAACGACCTCCGCGCGTTCCTCCTCGCCTACGAACCGGAGGACGACGGCCGGCCGGCTCCGACTGAGCTGGAGGGCGAGCACGGCGTCCACCGCGAGCATCTGGAGGTACACCTCACCCGGCTGCGGGAGCGCACCAGCGCGGGGAATGCGCACCAGCACTTCCGCTCGCTGAAGACGTTCTTCAACTGGCTGGTCGACGAGGAGGAGATGGACCGGTCCCCCATGCGCACGATGAAGGCGCCCGCGCTGCCCGAGGTGGAGGTGCCCGTCATCCCCGAGGACGCGCTGAAGCGGCTGCTGGCCACCTGCAAGGGCACCAGCTTCCAGCAGCGGCGGGATACCGCGCTGCTGATGATGTTCCTCGACACGGGGGGCCGTTTGGCCGAAGTCACGGAGCGCATGCAGGTCGCGCTGGACCTGGACCTGATGGTCCTGCACGTGCAGGGCAAGGGCGGCCGCGCGCGGCCGTTGCCGTTCGGCCGGTCGACGGCGGTGGCGATGGACCGCTACCTGCGGGCGCTGGGCAAGCATCTCGGCCGGCCGGTCGAGCCGGGCGACGCGCTGTGGTTCGGCGTGAAGTCGAAGGCCCCGCTGACGATCTGGGGCGTGGGGACGATGATCGAGCGTCGGTGCAAGGAGGCTGGCATCCCGCACATCCACCCGCACCAGTTCCGGCACACGTTCGCGCACCTGTGGAAAGTGAACGGCGGCAACGAGGATGCGCTGATGCGGATCATGGGGTGGCGGTCCCGGCAGATGCTGTCGCGGTACGGCGCGTCCGCAGGCGAGGAGCGGGCGCGGCAGCAACACCGGGACCTCAGCCCTGGCGATCGCCTGAAGTGA
- a CDS encoding helix-turn-helix domain-containing protein — translation MPSASPPPDWVLTQRRAIGERLRAERLHANLTQEQVSIRSGVDRPSVVRIEQGQQSPTVDTLIRLAAAIGVPLVVLVQ, via the coding sequence GTGCCGTCTGCCTCGCCCCCGCCCGACTGGGTGCTGACCCAGCGCCGGGCCATCGGCGAACGTCTCCGTGCCGAGCGGCTGCACGCCAACCTCACCCAGGAACAGGTCTCGATCCGGTCCGGTGTCGACCGTCCCTCCGTCGTGCGGATCGAGCAGGGCCAGCAGTCACCCACCGTCGACACGCTGATCCGGTTAGCCGCGGCCATCGGGGTGCCTCTCGTCGTCCTGGTGCAGTGA
- a CDS encoding winged helix-turn-helix domain-containing protein — MEWQPDVPRWRQVYDVIEARITDGTYAPGEQLPGVLGIQAEFGIAQMTARRVLTELRAAGLAQMQPGVGTFVTELPRPPA; from the coding sequence ATGGAGTGGCAGCCGGACGTACCGCGGTGGCGGCAGGTGTACGACGTGATCGAGGCCCGGATCACGGACGGCACGTACGCCCCGGGCGAGCAGCTGCCGGGCGTGCTCGGGATCCAGGCCGAGTTCGGGATCGCGCAGATGACGGCACGGCGGGTGCTCACCGAACTGCGCGCGGCCGGGCTCGCGCAGATGCAACCCGGCGTCGGCACTTTCGTGACCGAGCTGCCCCGGCCGCCCGCGTAG